The Anas platyrhynchos isolate ZD024472 breed Pekin duck chromosome 3, IASCAAS_PekinDuck_T2T, whole genome shotgun sequence genome includes a window with the following:
- the COL10A1 gene encoding collagen alpha-1(X) chain, which produces MHLQISLLLLFCLNIVHGSDGYFSERYQKQSSIKGPHFLPFNVKSQGVQIRGEQGPPGPPGPIGPRGQPGPAGKPGFGSPGPQGPPGPPGPPGFSAVGKPGMPGLPGKPGEKGLNGEKGEAGPVGLPGARGPQGPPGIPGPAGLSVPGKPGPQGPPGAQGPRGLPGEKGEPGIPGINGQKGESGFGVPGRPGNRGLPGPQGPQGLPGPAGIGKPGENGLPGQPGMKGDRGLPGARGATGIPGPQGPPGEPGEAGIGKPGPMGPPGAAGIPGAKGHPGPAGLPGSPGLPGFGKPGLPGMKGHRGPEGPPGLPGPKGEQGPAGVPGEPGPAGSPGNMGPQGLKGLPGENGLPGPKGDMGPAGPAGFPGAKGERGLPGLDGKPGYPGEPGLAGPKGHPGLPGPKGDTGHAGLPGLPGPMGPQGVKGLPGINGEPGPRGPSGIPGIRGPIGPPGMPGAPGAKGEPGAPGLPGPAGIATKGLSGPMGPPGPPGPKGNNGEPGLPGPPGPPGPPGQAVIPQMPEGYVKAGESRELSGMSFIKAGVNQALTGMPVSAFSVILSKAYPGATVPIKFDKILYNRQQHYDPRTGIFTCRTPGLYYFSYHVHAKGTNVWVALYKNGSPIMYTYDEYQKGYLDQASGSAVIDLMENDQVWLQLPNSESNGLYSSDYVHSSFSGFLFAQI; this is translated from the coding sequence GTGTGCAGATAAGAGGCGAACAAGGACCCCCTGGTCCCCCAGGCCCTATTGGACCAAGAGGACAACCAGGTCCTGCAGGAAAACCAGGGTTTGGAAGTCCTGGACCCCAAGGTCCCCCTGGTCCCCCAGGACCACCTGGATTCTCTGCTGTTGGAAAGCCAGGGATGCCAGGTCTACCAGGGaagccaggagagaaaggaTTAAATGGTGAAAAAGGAGAAGCTGGACCTGTTGGGCTCCCAGGAGCAAGAGGGCCACAAGGACCCCCCGGTATTCCTGGCCCTGCAGGACTGTCTGTCCCTGGCAAGCCAGGACCACAAGGCCCTCCAGGAGCTCAAGGTCCACGGGGCCTCCCTGGCGAGAAGGGAGAGCCAGGTATTCCTGGAATAAATGGACAAAAGGGAGAAAGTGGGTTTGGTGTGCCAGGCCGCCCAGGTAACAGGGGTCTTCCAGGCCCGCAGGGACCTCAAGGCCTCCCGGGTCCTGCTGGGATAGGGAAGCCTGGAGAAAATGGTCTTCCAGGTCAACCAGGTATGAAAGGTGACAGAGGTTTACCCGGTGCACGTGGAGCAACTGGTATCCCAGGTCCACAGGGTCCACCAGGAGaacctggagaagctggcatcGGTAAGCCTGGGCCAATGGGACcaccaggagcagcaggcaTCCCTGGAGCCAAAGGACACCCTGGACCTGCAGGCTTGCCTGGATCCCCAGGTCTTCCAGGATTTGGAAAGCCAGGATTGCCAGGGATGAAGGGACACAGAGGGCCTGAAGGACCTCCTGGCCTTCCAGGACCTAAAGGAGAACAAGGCCCAGCTGGCGTGCCAGGAGAACCAGGTCCTGCTGGGTCACCAGGGAACATGGGCCCCCAAGGACTCAAAGGCTTGCCCGGTGAGAACGGCCTACCTGGACCCAAAGGCGACATgggccctgcaggccctgcaggATTCCCAGGAGCCAAGGGTGAAAGAGGTTTACCAGGATTAGATGGAAAACCAGGATACCCAGGTGAGCCAGGTCTTGCTGGTCCTAAGGGACACCCGGGTCTCCCAGGTCCAAAAGGCGACACTGGCCATGCTGGGCTACCTGGCCTGCCCGGTCCAATGGGCCCACAAGGAGTCAAGGGACTGCCAGGCATCAATGGTGAACCAGGACCCAGAGGACCTTCAGGAATTCCTGGGATCAGAGGCCCCATCGGTCCCCCTGGCATGCCAGGAGCCCCTGGTGCTAAAGGTGAGCCAGgagcaccaggactcccaggccCAGCAGGTATTGCTACAAAAGGCTTAAGTGGACCCATGGGACCACCTGGACCCCCTGGGCCTAAAGGCAACAATGGAGAGCCTGGCTTGCCAGGTCCCCCAGGTCCTCCTGGCCCCCCTGGCCAAGCCGTAATCCCACAGATGCCAGAAGGCTATGTTAAAGCTGGAGAGTCTCGAGAACTATCAGGAATGTCTTTCATTAAAGCAGGAGTAAACCAAGCTCTCACAGGAATGCCAGTGTCTGCCTTCAGTGTCATTCTCTCAAAAGCTTACCCTGGGGCAACAGTCCCTATCAAATTTGACAAAATCTTATACAACAGGCAGCAACACTATGACCCCAGAACAGGGATCTTCACCTGTAGGACCCCCGGACTGTACTATTTCTCCTACCATGTACATGCAAAAGGAACAAATGTTTGGGTTGCACTCTACAAAAATGGTTCCCCCATCATGTACACTTATGATGAATACCAGAAAGGATACCTTGACCAGGCCTCTGGCAGTGCTGTCATCGATCTCATGGAGAATGATCAAGTATGGCTCCAGCTGCCAAATTCAGAATCCAATGGTCTCTATTCCTCTGACTATGTTCACTCTTCTTTCTCAGGTTTCCTATTTGCTCAGATCTAG